One Streptomyces sp. P9-A2 DNA window includes the following coding sequences:
- a CDS encoding helix-turn-helix domain-containing protein, whose product MTQEDGELDSLVRKRIRALRVAQGWSLEELATRAHLSQSSLSRIENGRRRLALDQLVTLARALDTTLDQLVETAADDVVTSPMIDGAHGGMRWPVKGDPGMSVVRRRMTEPPPENPARMRAHPGREWLVVLSGTAVLMLGHRRFRVETNQAAEFPTMMPHAIGAEGGPCEILGIFDRDARRGHQREGGDDGDVRDASG is encoded by the coding sequence ATGACGCAAGAAGATGGAGAGCTGGACAGCCTCGTACGCAAACGCATCCGCGCCCTGCGGGTGGCGCAGGGCTGGTCCCTGGAAGAACTGGCCACCCGCGCCCACCTCAGTCAGTCCTCACTGAGCCGCATCGAGAACGGCCGGCGCCGCCTCGCACTGGACCAGTTGGTCACCCTCGCCCGCGCCCTGGACACCACCTTGGATCAACTGGTGGAGACCGCCGCCGACGACGTCGTCACCAGCCCGATGATCGACGGCGCCCACGGCGGGATGCGCTGGCCCGTCAAGGGCGACCCGGGCATGAGCGTGGTGCGCCGGCGCATGACCGAACCGCCGCCCGAGAATCCCGCGCGCATGCGTGCCCACCCGGGACGCGAATGGCTCGTCGTCCTGTCCGGCACCGCGGTCCTCATGCTCGGCCACCGCCGCTTCCGCGTCGAGACCAACCAGGCCGCCGAGTTCCCCACGATGATGCCGCACGCGATCGGCGCCGAGGGCGGCCCGTGCGAGATCCTGGGCATCTTCGACCGCGACGC
- a CDS encoding GNAT family N-acetyltransferase: MRTTPTHLVAGTLTLRPWSPEDSAELAGLYRDDALRRWTSEAVHDEASAARWVTAQQRGREAGDRFSFAVEEAPEETREGAPVRTRAPGTAARLVGNVVLKYAARGSGSAEVGYWTAAHARGRGVAPRALAALTDWAFTAFAHEGLTRLELLHQVDNVASCRVAGKAGFPLTGTLPAAPPAFPLDGHVHVRQASAAA; the protein is encoded by the coding sequence ATGCGGACGACTCCGACACACCTGGTGGCCGGCACCCTCACCCTGCGGCCCTGGAGCCCGGAGGACTCGGCGGAGCTGGCCGGGCTGTACCGGGACGACGCGCTGCGCCGCTGGACGAGCGAGGCCGTGCACGACGAGGCGAGCGCGGCGCGCTGGGTGACGGCGCAGCAGCGGGGCCGGGAGGCGGGGGACCGCTTCTCGTTCGCCGTGGAGGAGGCGCCGGAGGAGACACGGGAAGGGGCGCCGGTGCGGACGCGGGCACCCGGCACCGCGGCGCGGCTCGTCGGCAACGTGGTCCTCAAGTACGCGGCCAGGGGTTCGGGTTCCGCCGAGGTGGGCTACTGGACCGCCGCCCACGCGCGGGGCCGGGGAGTGGCCCCGCGCGCTCTGGCGGCGCTGACCGACTGGGCGTTCACGGCCTTCGCCCACGAGGGCCTGACCCGCCTGGAGCTGCTCCACCAGGTCGACAACGTGGCCTCCTGCCGGGTCGCCGGGAAGGCCGGTTTCCCGCTGACCGGTACCCTCCCCGCCGCACCCCCCGCCTTCCCTCTGGACGGGCACGTGCACGTGCGTCAGGCGTCCGCCGCCGCCTGA
- a CDS encoding MFS transporter, translating to MSTNQPLPGAADRTGDGDAPDARQLRTILIAVSIALMAVIASVSGLNVAQTHMAVEFGASQNTVLWIINIYTLALAALLLPLGAVGDRLGRKPMLITGLGVFGVASVAAGLAPTAEVMLASRVAGGAGAAMIMPITLAVITSTFPKEQRGKAIGVWTAVAGGGGILGMFLSALLVDVADWRRLFVLPVVLVLAALAMTLKSVPNSRERSRHSFDTIGALVSTVAVTGLIFVLHEGPERGWTAPVTLISLAVGLVAAVGFVAWELHRRDASLLDVRLFRERGLAGGSLTLLVVFGVQAGIAVVLFPFFQAVLGWSGLLSTVAMMPMAIVMMTASGLAPRLAARVGARSTMATGIALAALGLALMALFVSVDGGYLSILPGLLAMGAGMGLSMTPSTEAITGSLPREEQGVASALNDVTREFGTALGVALLGALLSAGYRNAIDDRLDGIPNGAADTAREGIANAVEVAPGTGPHAQNLLHAAQQSFVDGWQQAMWTGVAVMGALFVHVALRGPKNTAPAASSHEAETSDTVPA from the coding sequence ATGAGTACGAACCAGCCCCTGCCGGGAGCAGCCGACCGCACAGGAGACGGGGACGCGCCGGATGCGCGTCAACTGCGCACGATCCTGATCGCCGTCTCGATCGCGCTGATGGCCGTCATCGCGTCGGTGTCCGGGCTGAACGTCGCCCAGACCCACATGGCCGTGGAGTTCGGCGCCTCGCAGAACACGGTCCTGTGGATCATCAACATCTACACCCTGGCCCTGGCCGCGCTGCTGCTGCCGCTCGGCGCCGTCGGCGACCGCCTGGGCCGCAAGCCCATGCTGATCACCGGGCTGGGTGTCTTCGGCGTCGCAAGCGTCGCCGCGGGTCTGGCGCCGACGGCCGAGGTGATGCTCGCCTCGCGTGTGGCCGGCGGTGCCGGCGCAGCGATGATCATGCCCATCACCCTGGCCGTCATCACCTCCACCTTCCCCAAGGAGCAGCGGGGCAAGGCGATCGGCGTGTGGACCGCTGTCGCCGGAGGCGGCGGCATCCTGGGCATGTTCCTCTCCGCGCTCCTCGTCGACGTCGCCGACTGGCGTCGGCTGTTCGTCCTGCCCGTGGTCCTGGTCCTCGCGGCCCTGGCCATGACGCTGAAGTCGGTTCCCAACTCCCGCGAGCGTTCCCGCCATTCCTTCGACACCATCGGCGCGCTGGTCTCCACCGTCGCGGTCACCGGGCTCATCTTCGTCCTGCACGAAGGCCCCGAGCGCGGCTGGACCGCGCCCGTGACGCTGATCAGCCTCGCCGTCGGCCTCGTCGCCGCCGTCGGCTTCGTCGCCTGGGAACTGCACCGCCGCGATGCCTCCCTGCTGGACGTACGCCTCTTCCGTGAGCGCGGCCTGGCCGGCGGCTCCCTCACGCTGCTGGTCGTCTTCGGCGTGCAGGCGGGCATCGCCGTGGTCCTCTTCCCCTTCTTCCAGGCCGTCCTCGGCTGGTCCGGCCTGCTGTCCACGGTCGCGATGATGCCCATGGCCATCGTGATGATGACGGCCTCCGGCCTGGCCCCCCGGCTCGCCGCACGCGTCGGCGCCCGTTCGACCATGGCCACCGGAATCGCGCTGGCCGCCCTCGGCCTGGCCCTCATGGCCCTGTTCGTCTCCGTCGACGGCGGCTACCTGTCCATCCTGCCCGGCCTGCTCGCCATGGGCGCCGGGATGGGCCTGTCGATGACGCCCTCCACCGAGGCCATCACCGGCTCCCTGCCCCGCGAGGAACAGGGCGTGGCCTCCGCCCTCAACGACGTCACCCGAGAGTTCGGCACCGCACTCGGTGTCGCCCTGCTCGGCGCGCTCCTGTCGGCCGGCTACCGCAACGCCATCGACGACAGACTCGACGGCATCCCGAACGGCGCCGCGGACACCGCACGCGAAGGCATCGCCAACGCCGTCGAGGTGGCACCCGGCACCGGCCCGCACGCACAGAACCTGCTCCATGCCGCCCAGCAGTCCTTCGTCGACGGATGGCAGCAGGCCATGTGGACCGGCGTCGCCGTCATGGGAGCGCTCTTCGTCCACGTCGCCCTGCGCGGCCCGAAGAACACCGCCCCCGCGGCGTCCTCGCACGAGGCAGAGACCAGCGACACCGTCCCCGCCTGA
- a CDS encoding SpoIIE family protein phosphatase — protein MSEIPAKATESKDPSGGARAEAADGLSSGDASSARLPINDSSATGDSATESSATDNSAFGTSFGDRLPAGDVPSGGGAWQVSPPGSMYDYIRVASFSIGPDGLVDQWSLRAEQIFGVPAERAVGMDPIAAFIDPDRRERGQRKMAEILDGREWTGVVPFRLPGTGEGGEPGGEALAEVYVMPTHTEEGERAAVCIVVDVRTLRSIETDLAASQAIFGQSPFGFLLIDPDLRIRRANQRFASIFGGTPDDHRGKDVHDYLPRGEAERVDATMRRVLDTGESITDMHVTGFVSGAEGRRHWSINLYRVHSGSGRPIGIAWLATDITARRAAAREAASARRNLALLNEAGARIGTSLDLETTARELLDVAVPGFCDLATVDLYQGLLAGDETPPGLADGSAEVRRVAFASAVSDAPFSVTGEPVKLGAVHHYAFNSPCADALRTARPRTVPGEEGGLVRSTLAVPMVAHDTVVGLAQFARTKGSEPFGDRDRELAVELAARAAVCIDNARLYRREHERALILQRSLLPPGDPEASGLDIACRYLPGSAATGRAGEVGGDWFDVIELPGHRTALVVGDVMGRGLRAAVAMGELRTAVRTLAQLDLEPAEVLSHLDEIARGLGAPGGVQQATRAARRPREADLSEIYLATCIYAVYDSVTRRCTFANAGHPPPVLVEPGESALMLDVPPGLPLGVGGEPFEEVEVELPEGALLALYTDGLVESRDHPLDEGLRAFVGALTDPARPSGDAPYDGSVPPRADTRNLEDVCDHVLNTLDTHHGEDDIALLMARVQGLPADSVGDWALPREPRSVGRAREHARTQLLAWDLEPLVDTTELLVSELVTNALRYGEGEIRLRLLLDRTLVCEVWDAGLVQPRRRRARDTDEGGRGLQLVGLLSAAWGSRRTPRGKTVWFELPLPGADTTLTDPAEALLSLF, from the coding sequence GTGAGCGAGATACCAGCGAAGGCCACGGAGTCCAAGGACCCGTCGGGCGGCGCGAGAGCCGAGGCTGCGGACGGCCTCTCTTCCGGCGATGCCTCGTCCGCCCGCTTGCCGATCAACGACAGCTCGGCCACCGGCGACTCGGCCACCGAGAGCTCGGCCACTGACAACTCGGCCTTCGGCACTTCCTTCGGCGACCGCCTGCCCGCAGGTGACGTCCCGTCGGGGGGCGGGGCGTGGCAGGTCAGTCCTCCCGGATCCATGTACGACTACATAAGGGTCGCGTCCTTCTCCATCGGCCCCGACGGACTGGTCGACCAGTGGAGCCTGCGCGCCGAGCAGATTTTCGGCGTCCCGGCGGAGCGAGCCGTCGGGATGGACCCCATCGCGGCCTTTATCGACCCGGACCGGCGCGAGCGGGGCCAGCGCAAGATGGCCGAGATCCTCGACGGCCGGGAGTGGACCGGGGTCGTCCCCTTCCGGCTCCCCGGGACGGGGGAGGGTGGCGAGCCCGGCGGGGAGGCCCTCGCCGAGGTCTACGTCATGCCGACGCACACCGAGGAGGGCGAGAGGGCGGCCGTCTGCATCGTCGTCGACGTGCGCACCCTGCGCAGTATCGAGACGGATCTCGCCGCCTCGCAGGCCATTTTCGGCCAGTCTCCTTTCGGATTCCTGCTGATCGACCCCGACTTGCGGATTCGCCGCGCCAACCAGCGGTTCGCCTCCATCTTCGGCGGTACGCCCGACGACCACCGGGGCAAGGACGTCCACGACTATCTGCCGCGCGGTGAGGCCGAGCGGGTCGACGCGACCATGCGCAGGGTGCTGGACACCGGCGAATCCATCACGGACATGCACGTCACGGGCTTCGTGTCGGGCGCCGAGGGACGCCGTCACTGGTCCATCAACCTGTACCGGGTGCACAGCGGCAGCGGCCGTCCCATCGGCATCGCATGGCTGGCGACGGACATCACGGCCCGCCGCGCCGCCGCTCGCGAGGCCGCCTCCGCGCGACGCAATCTCGCCCTGCTCAACGAGGCCGGTGCCCGGATCGGTACCTCCCTCGACCTGGAGACCACGGCCCGGGAACTCCTCGACGTCGCCGTCCCCGGCTTCTGCGACCTGGCCACCGTCGACCTCTACCAGGGACTGCTGGCCGGCGACGAGACCCCGCCGGGCCTCGCCGACGGCAGCGCGGAGGTGCGCCGGGTCGCCTTCGCCAGCGCCGTCTCCGACGCGCCGTTCAGCGTCACCGGGGAGCCCGTCAAGCTCGGCGCCGTCCACCACTACGCGTTCAACTCGCCGTGCGCGGACGCCCTGCGCACCGCCCGCCCGCGGACCGTGCCGGGCGAGGAGGGTGGGCTGGTGCGGTCCACGCTCGCCGTGCCGATGGTCGCCCACGACACGGTGGTCGGCCTCGCCCAGTTCGCCCGTACCAAGGGCAGCGAGCCGTTCGGGGACCGCGACCGGGAACTCGCCGTGGAGCTGGCCGCGCGCGCCGCCGTCTGTATCGACAACGCCCGCCTCTACCGGCGCGAACACGAACGCGCCCTGATACTGCAGCGGTCCCTGCTCCCGCCCGGCGACCCGGAGGCGTCCGGCCTCGACATCGCCTGCCGGTACCTGCCCGGCAGCGCGGCGACCGGCCGGGCCGGCGAGGTCGGCGGCGACTGGTTCGACGTGATCGAACTGCCCGGCCACCGCACCGCGTTGGTCGTCGGTGACGTGATGGGGCGGGGTCTGCGCGCCGCGGTGGCGATGGGCGAACTGCGCACCGCCGTCCGTACCCTGGCCCAGCTCGACCTCGAACCCGCGGAGGTCCTCTCCCACTTGGACGAGATCGCCCGGGGCCTCGGTGCCCCCGGCGGGGTCCAGCAGGCGACCCGGGCCGCCCGCCGCCCCCGGGAGGCCGACCTCTCCGAGATCTACCTGGCGACGTGTATCTACGCCGTGTACGACTCGGTGACCAGGCGGTGCACCTTCGCCAACGCGGGCCATCCGCCGCCCGTCCTGGTCGAGCCCGGTGAGTCCGCACTGATGCTGGACGTGCCGCCGGGCCTGCCGCTCGGCGTCGGCGGGGAACCCTTCGAGGAGGTCGAGGTCGAACTGCCGGAGGGCGCCCTGCTCGCGCTCTACACGGACGGACTGGTCGAGAGCCGCGACCATCCCCTCGACGAGGGCCTCCGGGCCTTCGTGGGCGCTCTCACCGACCCCGCCCGGCCGTCGGGCGACGCCCCCTACGACGGCTCGGTGCCGCCGCGTGCCGACACCCGGAACCTGGAGGACGTCTGCGACCACGTCCTCAACACCCTCGACACCCACCACGGCGAGGACGACATCGCGCTGCTCATGGCCAGGGTCCAGGGACTGCCCGCCGACTCCGTCGGCGACTGGGCACTGCCGCGCGAACCCCGCAGCGTGGGACGCGCCCGTGAGCACGCCCGCACCCAACTGCTCGCCTGGGACCTGGAACCCCTCGTCGACACCACGGAACTCCTGGTCAGCGAGCTGGTCACCAACGCCCTGCGGTACGGCGAGGGCGAGATCAGGCTTCGTCTCCTCCTCGACCGCACCCTGGTCTGCGAAGTCTGGGACGCCGGCCTGGTCCAGCCGCGCCGCCGCCGCGCCCGGGACACCGACGAGGGCGGCCGCGGCCTCCAGCTCGTCGGCCTGCTCAGCGCGGCCTGGGGCTCCCGCCGCACCCCCCGCGGCAAGACCGTCTGGTTCGAACTGCCCCTCCCCGGCGCCGACACCACCCTCACCGACCCCGCAGAGGCCCTCCTGAGCCTCTTCTGA
- a CDS encoding ATP-binding protein: protein MIRVIDTEGDHVTWTFPADPGAVGAARSTVRAQLHGWDLDGVEDLVTLLVSELVTNALRHATGPIDVCLWRPSGLDPVLRVEVSDPLPEFPHERVARPGDEGGRGLQLVARTTRRWGTRPGEVGKTVWFELAVPK from the coding sequence GTGATCCGCGTGATCGACACCGAGGGCGACCACGTCACGTGGACCTTCCCCGCCGACCCGGGCGCCGTGGGCGCCGCGCGCTCCACGGTCCGGGCCCAGTTGCACGGCTGGGACCTCGACGGCGTCGAAGACCTCGTGACCCTGCTGGTCAGCGAACTGGTCACCAATGCCCTGCGGCACGCCACCGGCCCCATAGACGTCTGCCTGTGGCGCCCCTCCGGCCTCGACCCGGTTCTGCGGGTGGAGGTCTCCGACCCGCTGCCGGAATTTCCGCACGAGCGGGTCGCCCGGCCCGGGGACGAGGGCGGACGCGGACTGCAGCTCGTCGCCCGCACCACCCGCCGCTGGGGCACCCGGCCCGGCGAGGTCGGCAAGACCGTGTGGTTCGAACTCGCGGTGCCGAAGTGA